One Roseburia rectibacter DNA window includes the following coding sequences:
- the ade gene encoding adenine deaminase — protein MLERKRKLDCANGRQKADLVLKNGNVLNVFTEEVLKADVAICGDTIVGVGEYEGEKEIDCTGRYLVPGFIDAHMHIESCMAAPGELAKVLAKAGTTTIIADPHEIVNVSGTKGMDYFLKCAAKLLVNVFFMVPSAVPATDVETNGCGEFLASDMMKYVDNARVLGLGETMRFLECCEGEKRMADKLELFAKKHIDGHAPGIHGKEVQAYRLAGVENDHECSTAEEVLDKLRAGLHIYVREGSGAKNLETLIKTMLDAGVCLDRCAFCTDDKHVEEIRKEGHISTCIRKAIALGVPVAKAYKMGSYQAAEFYGLKNYGAIGAGYRADIVFLDDLEQVRPLDVMKDGRILTEEDYAKDYSVPVPDELLHTVHVGEVTKDKIRLSCDGKTDVIQMNPHQIVTTHLIEEVPTENGYFKPDGVYNKICVVERHGKTGEIGVAPLKGFGVKGGAVATSVAHDSHNLIVAGDNDDDILAAIKGVEENQGGYVIASGGKVVDVLPLPICGLMSEKSCDEITEKVADMLEEAKKLGISEEIDPFITLSFMALTVIPEIRVTERGVYLFGAK, from the coding sequence ATGTTAGAGAGAAAAAGAAAGCTGGACTGTGCAAATGGACGCCAAAAAGCTGATCTCGTATTAAAAAACGGAAATGTGCTGAATGTTTTTACGGAGGAAGTGTTAAAGGCGGATGTTGCAATCTGTGGTGACACAATCGTAGGTGTTGGTGAATACGAGGGAGAAAAAGAAATCGACTGCACTGGCAGATATCTGGTGCCGGGATTTATTGATGCACATATGCATATTGAATCCTGTATGGCAGCGCCGGGAGAACTTGCAAAGGTTCTTGCAAAGGCAGGCACAACAACGATCATTGCTGATCCGCATGAAATTGTGAATGTCAGCGGAACAAAGGGAATGGATTATTTCCTGAAATGTGCCGCAAAACTTCTGGTAAATGTATTTTTCATGGTACCTTCCGCAGTTCCAGCAACGGATGTGGAGACCAACGGCTGCGGTGAATTCCTTGCCTCTGATATGATGAAATATGTGGATAACGCAAGGGTGCTCGGACTTGGCGAGACAATGCGCTTTTTGGAGTGCTGTGAAGGCGAAAAGAGAATGGCAGATAAGCTGGAGCTTTTTGCCAAGAAACATATTGATGGACATGCGCCTGGAATCCATGGAAAAGAAGTTCAGGCATACCGTCTTGCCGGCGTGGAAAATGATCATGAATGTTCGACTGCTGAGGAAGTACTTGATAAACTTCGTGCCGGACTGCATATCTATGTGCGCGAGGGAAGTGGAGCAAAGAATTTAGAGACACTGATCAAAACAATGCTGGATGCTGGGGTATGTTTAGACCGTTGTGCATTCTGTACGGATGACAAACATGTTGAGGAAATCCGCAAAGAAGGACACATCAGTACCTGCATCCGTAAAGCAATCGCACTTGGAGTGCCAGTCGCAAAGGCATATAAGATGGGAAGTTACCAGGCAGCAGAGTTTTATGGATTGAAAAACTATGGTGCGATCGGTGCCGGTTATCGTGCAGATATCGTATTTTTAGATGATTTAGAGCAGGTCAGACCGCTTGATGTCATGAAAGACGGGCGTATTTTAACAGAGGAAGATTATGCAAAAGATTATTCCGTGCCTGTTCCGGATGAGCTGCTTCATACGGTTCATGTGGGAGAAGTCACCAAAGACAAGATCAGACTTTCCTGTGATGGAAAAACAGATGTGATACAGATGAACCCGCATCAGATTGTGACGACACATCTTATAGAGGAAGTTCCAACGGAAAACGGTTATTTCAAACCGGATGGAGTTTACAATAAGATCTGTGTAGTGGAACGTCACGGTAAGACCGGTGAGATCGGTGTTGCTCCACTCAAAGGATTTGGCGTCAAGGGCGGTGCAGTGGCAACATCCGTTGCACACGATTCCCACAATCTGATCGTTGCAGGTGATAATGATGATGATATCCTTGCAGCCATCAAAGGTGTGGAAGAAAATCAGGGCGGCTATGTCATTGCCTCCGGCGGAAAAGTAGTAGATGTGCTTCCGCTTCCAATCTGTGGTCTGATGAGTGAGAAGTCCTGTGATGAGATTACCGAAAAAGTGGCAGATATGTTAGAGGAAGCGAAGAAACTTGGCATTTCCGAGGAGATCGATCCGTTTATTACGCTTTCTTTTATGGCACTTACGGTGATCCCGGAAATCCGTGTGACAGAGCGCGGTGTATATCTGTTTGGTGCAAAATAA
- a CDS encoding DUF1002 domain-containing protein codes for MRNKKAVKMLCMILAATMPVSSGVAVQASQTEVLVAAEQSDTESPAETSEENTDSSNIEGTIQYVDDDTDSGAKQDGNSTSDQVPQQDGNSTPDQASQTDNSQDISGTIVQNEDSDNVTIKASDKPYLALGADLNDSQRATILSIMGIDAANLSDYDVVYVTNAEEHQYLDSYISSSQIGTRSLSSVVIVQRDKGSGLNISTTNINYCTVGMYKNALTTAGVTDADIIVAGPTPISGTAALVGVLKAYQEMTGKEISDSVVDTALNELVLTGQLEESLKGVSDAEVEEFIAYIKALIAKDDLTDDEGINGAIDEACEKYGVTLSDDERQQIVDLVKKINSLGIDLNGLVDYAESLYNSFKNGDSSSSGGIAAVVGGFFKSVFSSVGDFFKKLFS; via the coding sequence ATGAGAAACAAAAAAGCAGTTAAAATGTTATGTATGATACTTGCAGCAACAATGCCAGTTTCTTCCGGTGTGGCAGTGCAGGCGTCACAGACAGAAGTTTTAGTGGCAGCGGAGCAGAGTGATACGGAAAGTCCTGCTGAAACGTCGGAGGAAAATACAGACAGCAGTAATATTGAAGGCACGATTCAATATGTAGATGATGATACAGATTCAGGTGCCAAGCAGGATGGAAACAGCACATCGGATCAGGTGCCACAGCAGGATGGAAACAGTACACCGGATCAGGCGTCACAGACAGATAATTCTCAGGATATCAGCGGAACGATCGTCCAGAACGAAGACAGCGATAATGTCACGATCAAAGCCAGTGATAAACCATACCTTGCATTAGGGGCAGATCTTAATGATTCACAGAGAGCGACGATCCTTTCCATTATGGGAATTGATGCGGCAAATCTGTCAGATTATGATGTGGTTTATGTGACAAATGCAGAGGAACATCAGTATTTAGATTCCTATATCTCATCCTCACAGATTGGAACAAGATCGTTATCTTCCGTTGTGATCGTGCAGAGAGATAAGGGGAGCGGACTTAACATTTCTACGACAAATATTAACTATTGTACGGTTGGTATGTATAAAAATGCATTGACTACGGCAGGAGTGACCGATGCAGATATCATTGTTGCAGGACCGACTCCGATCTCAGGAACGGCAGCATTAGTAGGTGTCTTAAAAGCATATCAGGAGATGACAGGAAAAGAGATCAGTGATTCGGTAGTTGATACAGCACTCAATGAACTTGTGCTTACCGGACAGTTAGAAGAGTCCTTAAAAGGTGTTTCGGATGCAGAAGTAGAAGAATTTATTGCATATATCAAGGCATTGATCGCTAAAGATGATCTGACAGATGATGAGGGAATCAATGGAGCAATCGATGAGGCCTGTGAAAAATATGGTGTGACTTTATCGGATGATGAACGTCAGCAGATCGTAGATCTGGTAAAGAAGATCAATTCACTGGGGATCGATCTGAATGGACTGGTGGATTATGCAGAATCCTTGTACAATTCGTTTAAAAATGGGGACAGTAGTTCTTCTGGTGGTATAGCAGCGGTTGTCGGTGGATTTTTTAAGTCGGTATTTTCTTCAGTAGGGGATTTCTTTAAAAAGTTGTTTTCATAA
- the recJ gene encoding single-stranded-DNA-specific exonuclease RecJ, translating into MEKWFVINKGADFAGIAKRFEISPVTARLIRNREVMGDEAIARYLKGGIGELYDPHLLFDSDRLTDILMQKIREGKKIRIIGDYDIDGVMSTYILYKGITHCGGKADFQIPDRMKDGYGINDHLIGQAYDAEVDTIITCDNGIAAIDEIAHAKSLGMTVLVTDHHEIPYTEENGERHYKRSKADAIVNPKQKECNYPYKNLCGAAVAWKVIQILYEKCGLAAEEAYVFLENVAFATVGDVMDLTDENRILVREGLKRIHTTTNPGMRALILQNKLEPEQISSYHFGFVLGPCINASGRLETAKIALNLFLQEDVKKASEIAAELVDLNAQRKDMTAEGVELAVQQVEEGNTGKKVLVVYLPDVHESLAGIIAGRIREAYHKPTFVLTKSEDGVKGSGRSIEAYSMYEELCKCQELFTKFGGHPMAAGLSLPEANVEIFREKINACCGLTEEDFIPKIKIDIPMPVDYPDIPLVNELSLLEPFGKANVKPQFADKNLGIDRAVVVGKNQNVLKLTLRTERGISISAVYFGDVDGFREYYSKKYGESEVQQAFSGRTNAIRMSVVYYPEVNRYQGNESIQIVIKNYQ; encoded by the coding sequence ATGGAAAAATGGTTTGTAATTAATAAAGGTGCTGATTTTGCAGGGATCGCAAAGCGTTTTGAAATAAGTCCGGTCACAGCGAGACTGATCCGCAATCGTGAGGTTATGGGGGATGAGGCAATCGCAAGATATTTAAAAGGAGGGATCGGGGAACTGTACGATCCGCATTTACTTTTCGATTCAGACAGACTGACGGATATACTTATGCAGAAGATCCGGGAAGGAAAAAAGATCAGGATCATAGGTGACTATGATATTGACGGGGTAATGTCTACCTATATTTTGTACAAAGGGATCACGCACTGTGGAGGTAAGGCAGATTTTCAGATACCGGACCGGATGAAAGATGGTTATGGAATCAATGATCATCTGATCGGGCAGGCATATGATGCAGAGGTCGATACGATCATTACCTGTGATAATGGGATTGCTGCGATAGATGAGATCGCACATGCAAAAAGTCTTGGAATGACGGTGCTTGTCACAGATCATCATGAAATACCGTACACAGAGGAAAATGGAGAACGCCATTATAAAAGAAGCAAGGCAGATGCCATTGTAAATCCCAAGCAGAAAGAATGTAACTATCCGTACAAAAATCTCTGCGGTGCCGCAGTTGCGTGGAAAGTGATACAGATTCTCTATGAAAAATGTGGTCTTGCAGCGGAAGAAGCATATGTTTTCCTGGAAAATGTGGCATTTGCGACAGTCGGAGATGTTATGGATCTGACGGATGAAAACCGTATTCTGGTAAGGGAAGGATTAAAGCGGATTCATACGACCACAAATCCGGGAATGCGTGCATTGATCTTACAGAATAAACTAGAGCCGGAACAGATCAGTTCTTATCATTTTGGATTTGTATTAGGACCGTGCATCAATGCCAGTGGACGATTAGAAACTGCAAAAATTGCATTAAATCTCTTTTTACAGGAAGATGTGAAAAAAGCATCTGAGATCGCGGCGGAGCTGGTAGACCTGAATGCACAGAGAAAAGATATGACGGCAGAGGGGGTAGAACTTGCCGTGCAGCAGGTGGAAGAGGGCAATACAGGTAAGAAAGTCTTAGTTGTCTATCTGCCGGACGTGCATGAAAGCCTTGCAGGTATCATTGCGGGAAGAATCCGGGAGGCATACCATAAACCAACCTTTGTTCTGACAAAGAGTGAAGATGGTGTCAAAGGTTCCGGACGTTCGATCGAAGCGTATTCCATGTATGAGGAGTTGTGTAAATGCCAGGAACTATTTACGAAGTTTGGCGGACATCCGATGGCGGCGGGACTTTCCCTGCCGGAAGCAAATGTAGAGATTTTCCGGGAAAAAATAAACGCATGCTGTGGGTTGACAGAAGAAGATTTTATTCCTAAGATAAAAATAGATATTCCAATGCCCGTCGATTATCCTGATATTCCACTGGTCAATGAACTTTCATTGTTAGAGCCATTTGGGAAAGCAAATGTAAAACCACAGTTTGCAGATAAAAATCTTGGCATTGACCGTGCAGTGGTAGTCGGAAAAAATCAGAATGTATTAAAACTTACACTCAGAACGGAACGGGGAATTTCCATATCTGCTGTTTATTTCGGAGATGTGGATGGATTCCGGGAATATTATAGTAAAAAATATGGAGAAAGCGAAGTGCAGCAGGCATTTTCGGGCAGGACAAATGCGATCCGGATGTCTGTGGTATATTATCCGGAGGTAAACCGGTATCAGGGAAATGAAAGTATACAGATCGTGATAAAGAATTATCAGTAA
- a CDS encoding DUF4097 family beta strand repeat-containing protein has protein sequence MKKFTKITLIVAAVLLGVGLIFCGVSTAMGASVWRMAKNGELRYGNWHIGPGGLYYNGSDYDDDDDYDDYDDNDDYDDDDDYDDDDDLDADDKDIVDLVSDIGDADFSTEVPSGEADQSYDASSIQNINMDIDAAEITVRESDDSAKLRVVLKRGKEKYYSCKTDGNTLKIKYDAKKHYYKKSPQIILYLPKGSSFDELNFDIGAADMNWKDFDGSCNDLTLKVGAGNFEAKRFQVNGKMDVSVGVGNVEIEDGVVNGDASIDCGVGNFSMDGSVEGNLKADCGMGNMTLDLNGEEKEYNYKLSCGLGSIEVDGETYTNISGDKEVQNEGAKKNMELDCGMGSIEVDFE, from the coding sequence ATGAAAAAATTTACAAAGATTACATTGATCGTTGCAGCGGTATTGTTAGGAGTGGGACTGATCTTCTGTGGTGTAAGCACTGCAATGGGAGCATCTGTATGGCGTATGGCAAAAAACGGGGAACTCAGATATGGAAACTGGCATATTGGTCCGGGTGGACTCTATTATAACGGCAGCGATTATGATGACGACGATGATTATGATGATTATGATGATAACGATGATTATGATGACGACGATGATTATGATGACGATGATGATCTGGATGCAGATGATAAAGATATTGTGGATCTTGTGTCAGATATCGGTGATGCAGATTTCTCGACAGAGGTTCCATCAGGGGAGGCAGACCAGAGTTATGATGCTTCTTCCATTCAGAATATCAATATGGATATTGATGCTGCAGAAATTACAGTCAGGGAATCGGATGACAGTGCAAAGCTGCGTGTTGTATTAAAACGCGGCAAAGAAAAATATTATTCCTGTAAAACGGATGGAAATACATTAAAGATTAAATATGATGCGAAAAAACATTATTATAAGAAATCCCCACAGATCATACTGTATCTGCCAAAAGGAAGTTCTTTTGATGAACTGAATTTTGATATTGGTGCCGCAGATATGAATTGGAAAGATTTTGACGGAAGCTGTAATGATCTGACCTTAAAAGTCGGAGCCGGAAACTTTGAAGCAAAAAGATTTCAGGTAAATGGAAAAATGGATGTATCGGTCGGTGTCGGTAATGTTGAGATCGAAGATGGTGTAGTGAATGGTGATGCGTCGATCGACTGCGGAGTCGGGAACTTTTCCATGGATGGAAGTGTTGAAGGGAATCTCAAAGCAGACTGTGGAATGGGAAATATGACACTTGATTTAAATGGTGAGGAAAAAGAGTACAATTACAAACTTTCCTGTGGACTTGGTTCGATTGAAGTGGATGGGGAGACTTATACAAATATCAGTGGTGATAAAGAAGTCCAAAATGAAGGTGCAAAGAAAAACATGGAACTTGACTGTGGTATGGGAAGCATTGAAGTTGATTTTGAGTAG
- the truA gene encoding tRNA pseudouridine(38-40) synthase TruA — MANYKMILQYDGTRYRGWQVLPSELTIQGKLQDVLSKMAGYQVEVTGSGRTDAGVHAKGQTANFHLKEEWDEEKILSYLNQYLPEDIAVCEVKRVDERFHSRYQALEKTYLYRIHTGKIPEVFERRYVYDYKEPLDVKRMRKAAEYLCGTHDFKSFCGNKKMKKSTVRTIFQIQIKELPGEIQIYYTGNGFLQNMVRILTGTLIEIGDGRREPEDISEILEAKNREAAGYTVPACGLTLIEVVYQEKELSQCR, encoded by the coding sequence ATGGCAAATTATAAAATGATCTTACAGTATGACGGAACACGCTACCGTGGGTGGCAGGTGCTGCCGTCAGAGCTTACGATACAGGGAAAACTACAGGATGTTTTAAGTAAAATGGCAGGATATCAGGTGGAAGTTACCGGTTCAGGAAGGACAGATGCGGGTGTGCATGCAAAAGGCCAGACGGCGAACTTTCATCTGAAAGAAGAATGGGACGAGGAGAAGATTTTATCATATCTGAATCAGTACCTGCCGGAAGATATTGCAGTCTGCGAGGTAAAGAGGGTGGATGAACGTTTCCACAGCAGATACCAGGCACTGGAAAAGACGTATCTTTACCGGATTCATACAGGGAAAATACCGGAGGTATTTGAACGCAGATATGTGTATGATTATAAGGAACCGCTTGATGTAAAACGGATGAGAAAGGCAGCAGAATATCTGTGTGGAACACATGATTTTAAGTCTTTCTGCGGTAACAAAAAAATGAAAAAATCAACGGTACGGACAATCTTTCAGATACAGATCAAAGAATTGCCGGGAGAAATACAGATTTATTATACCGGAAATGGATTTTTACAGAATATGGTGCGTATCTTGACAGGCACACTGATCGAGATCGGGGATGGCAGAAGAGAGCCGGAAGATATATCAGAGATTTTAGAGGCAAAGAACAGGGAAGCTGCCGGATATACGGTACCGGCATGCGGACTGACACTGATTGAAGTTGTCTATCAAGAAAAGGAGTTGTCGCAGTGCAGATAA
- a CDS encoding DUF1700 domain-containing protein, protein MKREEFLKQLEQLLDGISEEEKADALAFYRSYFEDAGEENEESVIAELESPEKVAQSIKKNLGIEKESETCDVTPDHNPDWNQNDDMFVKNEETSEKKKSGWSAAAIVLVVITSPLWLTLLLVIASLLLAVVATLFGIAVAVVAVMASLVFAGFLLIGFGFSTLFTGGVAVGLGLTGAGFLVLGLGILAVLLVVWVFGVFLPWAVKGIICLCKKPFEKKKSGVTA, encoded by the coding sequence ATGAAAAGAGAAGAATTTTTAAAACAGTTAGAACAGCTTTTGGATGGAATATCAGAAGAAGAAAAGGCAGATGCACTGGCATTTTACCGCAGCTATTTTGAAGATGCCGGGGAAGAAAACGAAGAATCTGTCATAGCGGAGCTTGAATCACCGGAAAAGGTGGCACAGAGCATTAAAAAGAATCTGGGAATCGAAAAAGAGAGTGAAACCTGTGATGTCACGCCAGACCATAATCCGGACTGGAATCAGAATGATGACATGTTTGTAAAAAATGAGGAGACTTCAGAAAAGAAGAAAAGTGGATGGAGCGCAGCAGCGATCGTATTGGTAGTTATCACATCACCACTCTGGCTGACATTGCTTTTAGTCATAGCCTCACTTCTTCTTGCAGTAGTAGCAACATTATTTGGCATTGCAGTTGCAGTGGTGGCGGTTATGGCGTCACTTGTATTTGCAGGTTTTCTTCTGATCGGTTTTGGATTCAGTACTTTATTTACAGGAGGAGTGGCTGTTGGACTTGGACTGACCGGAGCAGGATTTCTGGTTTTAGGACTTGGTATTTTAGCAGTACTTTTAGTTGTATGGGTATTTGGCGTATTTCTTCCATGGGCAGTCAAAGGAATCATCTGTTTGTGTAAGAAACCGTTTGAAAAGAAAAAAAGTGGGGTGACAGCATGA
- a CDS encoding alpha/beta fold hydrolase, whose translation MAKEEQMTYLSANGTTKIHAVKWMPEDGKYKAILQITHGMIEYIERYHEFAEYLTERGFMVVGHDHLGHGASVKDETEWGYFAENPSDTLVADMHRLRMAVQGENPGVPYFMMGHSMGSYMLRKYLCLHGENLSGAIIMGTGCVPDGTTKFGMTLCRVMARFRGWNYRSRLMQKLSYSKPYHKFDLYGKDYTNSWLTKDTEHVKKYYSDPRCTFVFTLNGYLGLMEAVYFDNQMENIKKVPKDLPVFMVSGADDPVGDLGEGVKKVYHMFKEAGVDDLTYRLYETDRHEILNETDRDQVYADICAWMSVRLE comes from the coding sequence ATGGCAAAAGAAGAACAGATGACATATTTATCTGCGAATGGAACGACAAAGATCCATGCAGTAAAATGGATGCCGGAGGATGGAAAGTATAAGGCAATTTTACAGATCACACACGGTATGATCGAATATATTGAAAGATATCATGAGTTTGCAGAGTATCTGACAGAACGTGGGTTTATGGTTGTAGGTCATGATCATTTAGGGCATGGTGCGTCGGTAAAAGATGAGACGGAATGGGGATATTTTGCAGAAAATCCGAGTGATACATTAGTTGCGGATATGCATAGACTCCGTATGGCAGTTCAGGGCGAAAATCCGGGTGTGCCATATTTTATGATGGGACACAGTATGGGATCTTATATGCTGCGGAAATACCTGTGTCTGCATGGTGAAAATTTAAGCGGTGCGATCATTATGGGAACCGGGTGTGTGCCGGATGGCACAACGAAGTTTGGCATGACACTGTGCAGGGTTATGGCTCGTTTCCGTGGATGGAATTATAGAAGCAGACTGATGCAGAAACTTTCCTACAGCAAACCATACCACAAATTTGACCTTTATGGAAAAGATTATACCAACAGCTGGCTGACAAAGGACACAGAGCATGTAAAAAAATATTACAGCGATCCGCGCTGTACATTTGTCTTTACTTTAAATGGTTATCTGGGTCTGATGGAAGCGGTATATTTTGACAATCAGATGGAAAATATAAAAAAAGTGCCAAAAGATCTGCCGGTTTTCATGGTTTCCGGGGCAGATGATCCGGTTGGAGATCTCGGTGAAGGGGTAAAAAAGGTTTACCATATGTTTAAAGAGGCAGGTGTGGATGACCTGACATACCGTTTGTATGAGACAGACCGCCATGAGATATTAAATGAGACAGACCGCGATCAGGTCTATGCGGATATCTGTGCATGGATGAGTGTCAGACTTGAGTAG
- a CDS encoding methyl-accepting chemotaxis protein: MFGGKKEKALQDELYTIKKGISEYSEELKEHSVQMTASRVQMEENIDVLGEKIECVEELAQESHKMGKELYSTFVEVHNAVESFEANHSIFLGQVAEQNEKIKEVFEQHKALKEPCAQLEENLYRAEKAQDGLGDVTTELENDAKNMSVLALNAAIEAARMGEDGEKFLHAAEEIKNVALRYETELQTLTEQIRAVTEAQKEIKEQAAQINEMQGSIASMVMKLYSDSAQKLSIYENGQTSLREHMSGNAMPAADFIKQAGEDFLKLGDEAKTQIAALREEINAKKSAEDELEKICDEYKELLDTK, encoded by the coding sequence ATGTTTGGTGGAAAGAAAGAGAAGGCACTGCAGGATGAACTTTATACCATAAAGAAAGGTATCTCAGAATACAGTGAAGAACTAAAAGAACATTCTGTGCAGATGACGGCATCCCGCGTGCAGATGGAAGAAAATATCGATGTCCTTGGGGAAAAGATTGAATGTGTGGAAGAGCTGGCACAGGAAAGCCACAAGATGGGAAAGGAACTGTACAGTACATTTGTTGAAGTACATAATGCGGTGGAATCTTTTGAGGCAAATCATTCTATTTTTCTTGGGCAGGTTGCAGAGCAGAATGAAAAGATCAAAGAGGTATTTGAACAGCATAAGGCATTAAAAGAACCGTGTGCACAGTTAGAAGAAAATCTCTACCGCGCAGAGAAAGCGCAGGATGGACTTGGTGATGTGACGACAGAACTGGAGAATGACGCTAAAAATATGAGTGTGCTTGCGTTAAATGCGGCGATCGAAGCAGCGAGAATGGGAGAAGATGGAGAGAAGTTTCTTCATGCGGCAGAGGAGATCAAAAATGTGGCACTGCGCTATGAAACGGAATTACAGACATTAACGGAACAGATCCGTGCTGTAACTGAGGCACAGAAAGAGATCAAAGAACAGGCTGCACAGATCAATGAGATGCAGGGAAGCATTGCGTCGATGGTAATGAAACTGTACAGTGACAGTGCACAGAAGCTTTCCATATACGAAAATGGACAGACATCATTAAGGGAACATATGTCAGGCAATGCAATGCCGGCAGCGGATTTTATAAAACAGGCAGGAGAAGATTTCTTAAAACTTGGGGATGAGGCGAAAACACAGATTGCAGCATTGCGTGAAGAAATCAATGCAAAGAAATCTGCTGAGGATGAACTGGAAAAGATCTGTGATGAATACAAGGAACTTTTGGATACGAAGTAA
- a CDS encoding CapA family protein translates to MNKTIRIVLYVLSILTVVGVIAAAILTGGQAQPVITSGTAVTEEKQSDTADKTDENGTAPDGADNDDTSGETENIKDTADAADSTERTSDDTETAANADNPKDSGNTTIILTGDVLFANAFKAAYDAGGIEKVVSPELLEQLNEADILMVNNEFPFSDRGEPMADKQFTFRCSPSYVKALNEMGVDIVSLANNHTLDYGRVALSDTFQELDGAGILYGGAGDSTARAKEVQVVEVNGKRYGFIAVSRVVPSVDWKIENGTPGMFTCYDAAALIEVIKEAKQTCDFVTVFPHWGTEYSEQPNTVQRELAKQCMDAGADLIVGAHTHCLEGIQFMDGKPVFYSLGNFIFGQSIDRSAAVKVTVTADGAVSYALIPVYASDGQTKQMDDNAAQSLFTYMESISDNASVDTAGNIREK, encoded by the coding sequence ATGAATAAAACAATAAGAATCGTACTTTATGTGCTTTCCATACTGACTGTAGTGGGCGTGATCGCCGCAGCAATTTTAACTGGTGGTCAGGCACAGCCTGTTATAACATCGGGGACGGCAGTAACAGAAGAGAAGCAATCTGACACGGCAGATAAAACGGATGAAAACGGAACAGCACCAGATGGAGCAGATAATGACGATACATCGGGCGAAACGGAAAACATAAAGGATACTGCAGACGCAGCGGATAGCACGGAGCGCACATCAGATGATACAGAAACAGCAGCAAACGCAGATAATCCGAAAGACTCAGGCAATACAACGATCATCCTTACCGGTGATGTCCTGTTTGCAAATGCATTTAAAGCAGCCTATGATGCAGGTGGAATCGAGAAGGTTGTTTCACCGGAACTGTTAGAGCAGTTAAATGAAGCGGATATTTTAATGGTAAACAATGAGTTCCCGTTTAGTGACCGTGGGGAACCGATGGCGGATAAGCAGTTTACCTTCCGGTGCAGTCCTTCTTATGTAAAGGCATTAAATGAGATGGGTGTGGATATCGTTTCACTCGCAAACAACCATACTTTGGATTATGGAAGAGTGGCATTGTCCGATACGTTTCAGGAATTAGATGGAGCCGGAATTTTATATGGCGGGGCAGGAGATTCCACAGCGCGCGCAAAAGAGGTGCAGGTTGTGGAAGTGAATGGAAAAAGATATGGATTTATTGCCGTATCACGTGTAGTTCCGTCTGTCGACTGGAAAATCGAGAATGGCACTCCGGGAATGTTTACCTGTTATGATGCGGCGGCGCTCATCGAAGTGATAAAAGAGGCAAAACAGACCTGCGATTTTGTGACGGTATTTCCACATTGGGGAACCGAGTACAGCGAACAGCCGAATACGGTGCAGCGTGAACTGGCAAAACAGTGCATGGATGCAGGGGCAGATCTGATCGTTGGAGCGCATACACACTGTCTGGAAGGAATACAGTTTATGGATGGAAAACCTGTTTTTTACAGTCTGGGGAATTTTATTTTTGGACAAAGCATTGACAGATCTGCAGCAGTAAAAGTTACAGTGACAGCAGATGGAGCAGTTTCTTATGCCCTGATCCCGGTTTATGCGTCAGACGGACAGACAAAACAGATGGATGATAATGCAGCACAAAGCCTGTTTACTTATATGGAGAGTATCTCTGATAATGCATCGGTAGATACAGCAGGAAATATCAGGGAAAAGTAG
- a CDS encoding PadR family transcriptional regulator, with product MVFNTGAALLDAIVLAVVSKEEEGTYGYKITQDVRKAIDVSESTLYPVLRRLQKDGCLEVYDRECGGRNRRYYKITEPGLDKLVEYRREWEDYSMKISALFSGEEL from the coding sequence ATGGTATTTAATACAGGAGCTGCTCTCTTAGACGCAATCGTGTTAGCTGTTGTGTCGAAAGAAGAAGAAGGCACCTATGGCTACAAGATCACGCAGGATGTGCGCAAGGCCATTGATGTATCAGAATCCACCTTATATCCGGTGCTAAGGAGACTGCAGAAGGATGGATGCCTTGAAGTGTATGACAGAGAGTGTGGCGGCAGGAACAGGCGTTATTATAAGATCACGGAGCCTGGACTGGATAAGCTGGTCGAATACCGGAGAGAATGGGAAGATTATTCCATGAAAATATCAGCACTGTTTTCAGGAGAGGAGCTTTAG